One window from the genome of Gimesia aquarii encodes:
- a CDS encoding Lpg1974 family pore-forming outer membrane protein has translation MRTNGFVGLIIAGICCLPSQALYSQSDFPVEPSNESEGVFRISNASDDFESNIDAVSFAPASPRTSDLAPIAMPENYGNEEYYGPVEEYTQGDWIEDPYLDDTTYERLGIVAGAAAVFLKPGFDTDTAFFTEDQSGMSTITTSNDFPYNYQTAPRINLGVIDNEGLSAQVRWFQLEDNSNNGAISPNNFIFFNGLPTQTVTGGLRAGGQAGDFISTSSNLKLYTIDVDMSQELNFERWQTTFGGGYRHASVSQTYRAVGTASGAPVSSDVGHRFDGNGLVIFGEARRPLGLFDRRTKGTSSVSLISSAKYSALWGRSKYSAEDRTPGPTVAVAQTDTKKSLSIVEVQVGMQADFVLQTGALVWVRAAWDGMWWNGAGSAASESGDLSLLGGSITLGMDW, from the coding sequence ATGAGAACGAACGGATTCGTTGGCTTGATAATTGCGGGAATCTGCTGCCTTCCATCACAGGCACTTTATTCTCAATCAGATTTTCCTGTCGAACCATCAAATGAATCTGAAGGAGTCTTCAGAATTTCAAATGCCTCGGATGATTTTGAGTCAAACATTGACGCCGTTTCATTTGCGCCAGCGTCACCGCGGACTTCCGATTTAGCTCCCATTGCCATGCCAGAAAACTACGGTAATGAAGAGTACTATGGACCTGTAGAAGAATATACTCAGGGCGATTGGATTGAAGACCCTTACTTAGATGACACTACTTATGAGCGTTTAGGAATCGTTGCCGGAGCCGCAGCAGTCTTTCTAAAGCCTGGTTTTGATACGGACACCGCTTTCTTTACTGAAGATCAATCGGGAATGAGCACAATAACCACCTCAAATGATTTCCCTTACAATTATCAAACTGCTCCCCGTATCAATCTGGGAGTCATTGATAACGAAGGACTTAGCGCACAGGTCCGTTGGTTCCAACTCGAAGATAATTCCAATAATGGAGCAATTTCTCCAAATAACTTTATCTTCTTCAATGGACTTCCCACACAAACAGTTACTGGAGGATTAAGAGCTGGTGGTCAAGCAGGCGACTTCATCAGCACATCAAGTAACCTGAAATTATACACCATTGATGTGGATATGAGCCAGGAATTGAACTTTGAACGTTGGCAGACAACCTTTGGCGGTGGTTACCGTCACGCTTCAGTCAGTCAAACATATCGAGCAGTGGGTACTGCCAGTGGTGCTCCCGTATCTTCGGATGTAGGACACCGCTTTGATGGAAATGGCCTTGTGATCTTTGGAGAAGCACGACGCCCTTTGGGGCTCTTTGATAGACGAACAAAAGGAACTTCAAGTGTGTCTTTAATTTCGAGCGCCAAATATTCTGCCTTATGGGGAAGGTCAAAATACTCTGCTGAAGACAGAACTCCTGGACCTACTGTCGCCGTAGCTCAAACTGACACGAAAAAATCATTGAGTATCGTCGAGGTTCAAGTTGGTATGCAAGCGGATTTTGTACTACAAACCGGGGCACTCGTATGGGTACGAGCTGCCTGGGATGGGATGTGGTGGAATGGAGCTGGCTCAGCTGCTAGTGAATCGGGTGACCTGAGTCTCCTCGGGGGGTCTATCACCCTGGGGATGGATTGGTAA